A section of the Candidatus Nitrosacidococcus sp. I8 genome encodes:
- the tilS gene encoding tRNA lysidine(34) synthetase TilS, whose amino-acid sequence MGFSSCQLFKILQETVPSNVYKVAYSGGLDSHVLLYALAQLQKKFSYITVTALYIDHGLHLHSNVWGEHCHQICHDLRISCKTIKVNVQPAKGQSLEAVAREVRYQALKDELQENECLLTAQHQDDQIETVLLQLFRGTGVSGLAAMALNQSFGKGYLIRPLLNFTQQDLKNYAYQKNLNWIEDPSNKNTDFDRNYLRHQVIPTLKERWPGLGQTLSRVALNQRDASYILENHADKYLKRIKDNQCGLSVHKLRALSPPICRNVLRHWLKQLNLPLPDYIHLQRILNEILPAIEDSQPLIAWPGVEIRRYRDRIYAQPPMPYHNSETRLSWDGISSLILPSSVGGKLSPEVTYGDGLGMKFLQENKVVVAFRQGGEKIYLKNHHHSIKKLFQQQGVPPWQRGRVPMIFFNEKLVFIAGIGMDQAFLSKPQEKGVVIHWLPH is encoded by the coding sequence GTGGGATTTTCCTCGTGTCAGTTATTTAAAATCTTACAAGAAACTGTGCCCTCCAATGTTTATAAGGTCGCTTATAGCGGTGGGCTTGATTCCCATGTATTGCTTTACGCTTTAGCACAACTACAAAAGAAATTTTCTTATATTACGGTAACTGCTTTATATATAGATCACGGATTACATCTCCACTCTAACGTATGGGGAGAGCACTGCCATCAAATTTGTCATGATCTTAGAATTTCTTGTAAAACAATAAAAGTTAATGTGCAACCTGCTAAAGGACAAAGCCTAGAAGCGGTAGCTCGAGAGGTACGCTATCAGGCACTTAAAGATGAATTACAAGAAAATGAATGTTTGCTTACTGCTCAACATCAAGATGATCAAATAGAAACTGTATTATTACAATTATTTCGAGGCACTGGGGTTTCAGGCTTAGCGGCAATGGCACTAAATCAATCATTTGGTAAGGGTTATTTAATTCGTCCACTCCTAAACTTTACTCAGCAGGATCTAAAAAACTATGCTTACCAAAAAAACTTAAATTGGATTGAAGATCCTAGTAATAAAAACACTGACTTTGATCGTAACTATTTACGCCATCAGGTTATTCCAACTTTAAAGGAACGCTGGCCTGGATTAGGTCAAACCTTATCTCGGGTAGCGCTGAATCAAAGAGATGCTAGCTACATTTTAGAGAATCATGCTGATAAGTATTTAAAGAGAATTAAAGATAATCAATGTGGTCTTTCAGTTCATAAATTAAGAGCTTTATCTCCACCCATCTGCCGTAATGTATTACGACATTGGTTAAAGCAGCTAAATCTGCCTCTACCAGATTATATTCATTTACAACGTATTTTAAATGAAATACTACCTGCCATAGAAGATTCTCAGCCTTTAATAGCATGGCCTGGAGTAGAAATAAGACGTTATCGGGATAGAATCTATGCCCAGCCTCCTATGCCTTATCATAATTCAGAAACAAGGCTTTCTTGGGATGGAATAAGCTCACTTATACTACCTTCAAGTGTTGGTGGAAAATTATCCCCAGAAGTTACCTACGGGGATGGGTTAGGAATGAAGTTCCTACAGGAAAATAAAGTAGTAGTTGCTTTTCGCCAAGGAGGAGAGAAGATTTATTTAAAAAATCATCATCATAGTATTAAAAAGCTTTTTCAACAGCAGGGCGTTCCTCCTTGGCAAAGGGGAAGGGTGCCTATGATATTTTTCAATGAAAAACTAGTTTTTATAGCTGGTATAGGAATGGATCAGGCATTTCTTTCTAAACCTCAGGAGAAGGGAGTAGTTATTCATTGGCTTCCTCACTAA
- the glcF gene encoding glycolate oxidase subunit GlcF: MQTKLADFIKDTNQGKEAQKIIEACVHCGFCTATCPTYQLIGDELDSPRGRIYLIKNVLEGKEVSHKTQQHLDRCLTCRACETTCPSGVRYGRLLDIGREVVENTVSRSFLDQILRKGLCFVLPYPWRFKILLKIGQFFSPFLPKALKEQIPTQEKDKLRPKANHSRRMLILDGCVQPVLAPNINTSTAWVLDQLGISLVSAPSSGCCGAVNQHLSDPYGALYFIKKNIDAWWPYIEEGIEAIVMTASGCGVMVKDYGTLLKADPTYARKAAKVAEITKDISEVIAQEDITKLTIPPHTPRNIAFQSPCTLQHGQKLVGVVEKILEKAGFNLTKVANSHLCCGSAGTYSILQKEISQNLLKNKLQALEKEHPKLVATANIGCLTHLKSKSSMPVKHWINLLDPTDEI, encoded by the coding sequence ATGCAAACTAAACTTGCAGATTTTATTAAAGATACTAATCAGGGAAAAGAGGCACAAAAAATCATAGAAGCTTGTGTGCATTGTGGATTTTGTACTGCTACTTGCCCTACGTATCAACTCATTGGTGATGAGCTAGATAGTCCGAGAGGAAGAATTTATTTAATAAAAAATGTCCTTGAAGGAAAAGAGGTTAGCCATAAAACTCAACAACACTTAGATCGCTGCCTTACTTGCCGTGCCTGTGAAACCACTTGCCCTTCAGGGGTACGCTATGGACGGTTATTAGATATTGGGCGAGAGGTTGTAGAGAATACAGTATCCCGATCATTTTTAGATCAAATACTACGGAAGGGATTATGTTTTGTTTTGCCCTACCCATGGCGATTTAAAATTTTGCTTAAAATTGGTCAATTTTTTTCTCCTTTTCTTCCTAAAGCACTTAAAGAACAGATACCAACACAAGAAAAAGATAAACTAAGACCTAAAGCCAATCATTCTCGAAGAATGCTAATTTTAGATGGGTGTGTGCAGCCTGTACTTGCTCCTAATATTAATACCAGCACCGCTTGGGTATTAGATCAATTAGGAATTAGCTTAGTATCAGCACCTAGCAGCGGTTGTTGTGGAGCAGTTAATCAACATCTATCGGATCCTTATGGTGCGTTGTATTTTATTAAAAAGAATATTGATGCTTGGTGGCCCTATATAGAGGAAGGTATTGAAGCTATTGTGATGACTGCCAGTGGTTGCGGTGTCATGGTAAAAGATTATGGTACGTTACTTAAAGCAGATCCTACCTATGCAAGAAAAGCAGCTAAAGTAGCGGAAATAACTAAGGATATTAGTGAAGTTATTGCTCAAGAGGATATCACAAAACTTACTATTCCCCCTCATACTCCTAGAAATATCGCTTTTCAATCTCCTTGTACGTTACAGCATGGACAAAAACTTGTGGGAGTAGTAGAGAAAATATTAGAAAAGGCTGGGTTTAACTTAACAAAAGTAGCTAATTCTCATCTTTGTTGTGGCTCTGCAGGTACTTATTCTATTTTGCAGAAAGAGATCTCTCAAAATCTTTTGAAAAATAAATTACAAGCACTAGAAAAAGAGCACCCTAAACTCGTTGCCACTGCTAATATTGGATGTTTAACACACCTGAAAAGTAAATCTTCTATGCCTGTAAAGCATTGGATTAATTTATTGGATCCTACAGATGAGATATAA
- a CDS encoding CTP synthase, which translates to MTKFIFITGGVVSSLGKGITSASLGTLLEARGFKVTLIKLDPYINVDPGTMSPYQHGEVFVTEDGTETDLDLGHYERFVRTKMTRYNNYTTGQIYERVIAKERKGDYLGSTVQVIPHITDEIKRCIHRGAVDSEIALVEIGGTVGDIESLPFLEAIRQMRIELGYHNTLYIHLTLIPFISSAGELKTKPTQHSVKELRSIGIQPDILVCRSEHLLPSQERRKIALFTNVPEKAVISAATVDSIYKVPIELGDQGLDSIVTDHLQLNSNPPVLTEWQQVLYNLGHPDKEATIGLVGKYVDHKEAYKSLSEALIHAGIHTRTRVHITYFDSEDIEAQGIDSLSKLDAILVPGGFGKRGIEGKIATAKYAREHNIPYLGICLGMQVAIIEFARNKVGLLQAHSTEFDQHTQNPVIALVTEWQRDDGTLEQRSTNTDLGGTMRLGAYQCKLLPNTQTATLYGKEVITERHRHRYEFNNSYREMLKSSGLVISGVSSQGDLVEIIEIPNHPWFIACQFHPEFTSTPRDSHPLFMSFITAAFKNRKAI; encoded by the coding sequence ATGACAAAATTTATTTTTATTACCGGTGGTGTTGTCTCTTCCTTAGGCAAGGGAATTACGTCAGCTTCTTTAGGTACACTACTTGAGGCTAGGGGGTTTAAAGTAACACTCATTAAACTTGATCCCTATATTAATGTAGATCCTGGTACCATGAGTCCTTACCAGCATGGAGAGGTATTTGTTACTGAAGATGGGACAGAAACCGATCTTGATTTAGGACATTACGAGCGCTTTGTTCGTACTAAAATGACCCGGTATAATAACTATACCACTGGGCAAATTTATGAACGAGTGATTGCGAAAGAGCGTAAAGGCGATTATTTAGGCAGCACCGTTCAGGTAATCCCTCACATTACGGATGAGATTAAGCGTTGTATTCATAGAGGGGCAGTAGATTCAGAAATTGCATTAGTGGAAATTGGTGGCACCGTAGGCGATATAGAATCACTGCCGTTTTTAGAAGCAATTCGTCAAATGCGTATTGAATTAGGGTATCACAATACCCTTTATATTCACTTAACCTTAATTCCCTTTATTTCTTCTGCAGGAGAATTAAAAACAAAACCTACACAGCATTCAGTGAAAGAGCTTAGATCTATAGGTATTCAGCCCGATATTTTAGTGTGCCGATCAGAGCATTTACTCCCATCTCAGGAGCGGCGTAAGATCGCTTTATTTACTAATGTACCTGAGAAGGCAGTTATTTCAGCTGCAACCGTTGATAGTATTTATAAAGTACCTATAGAATTAGGCGATCAGGGCTTAGACAGCATTGTCACTGACCATCTTCAGTTAAACTCAAATCCTCCAGTACTGACTGAGTGGCAGCAAGTACTTTATAATTTAGGTCATCCAGATAAAGAAGCCACTATTGGTCTAGTAGGTAAATATGTAGATCATAAAGAGGCCTATAAATCTCTTTCTGAGGCATTGATTCATGCCGGGATTCATACACGGACTCGAGTCCATATTACTTATTTTGATTCAGAAGATATTGAAGCACAGGGTATTGATAGTCTCTCTAAATTAGATGCTATTTTAGTCCCTGGTGGGTTTGGTAAGCGGGGGATTGAGGGTAAGATTGCAACTGCAAAATATGCTAGAGAACATAACATTCCTTATCTCGGGATTTGTTTAGGGATGCAAGTTGCCATTATTGAGTTTGCTCGTAATAAGGTAGGATTACTACAAGCACATAGTACAGAGTTTGATCAACATACCCAAAATCCAGTGATTGCATTAGTAACTGAATGGCAGAGAGATGATGGTACTTTAGAACAGAGAAGTACGAATACTGATCTTGGAGGTACCATGCGCTTAGGTGCCTATCAATGTAAATTATTACCTAATACTCAAACTGCTACGTTGTATGGTAAAGAGGTAATTACAGAGCGGCACCGCCATCGCTATGAGTTTAATAATAGTTATCGAGAGATGCTTAAATCTTCAGGGTTGGTTATCTCAGGGGTTTCCTCTCAAGGAGATCTGGTAGAAATTATAGAAATTCCCAATCATCCTTGGTTTATTGCCTGTCAATTTCATCCTGAATTTACCTCTACTCCTCGGGATAGCCATCCTCTTTTTATGAGTTTTATTACAGCAGCTTTCAAAAATAGGAAAGCTATTTAA
- a CDS encoding acetyl-CoA carboxylase carboxyltransferase subunit alpha has protein sequence MKISFLDFEQPIAELEAKIEELSFIDDDKVNISEEISKLKHKNIELTQSIFSNLTDWQIVQLARHPQRPYTLDYIHHIFTDFEELHGDRTFSDDKAIVGGVARLEGEPVVVIGHQKGRDTKDKIARNFAMPRPEGYRKALRLMLLADQFKLPILTFIDTPGAYPGIDAEERGQSEAIARNLYVMAGLKTPIIATIIGEGGSGGALAIGVGDRICMLEYSIYSVISPEGCASILWKSAEKAPDAAETLGVTSKRLKDLNLVDCIIPEPLGGAHRDIKTMVAHLKTTLSEQLAELKILSVDQLLTQRQERLRNYGQFQG, from the coding sequence ATGAAAATAAGCTTTTTAGATTTTGAGCAGCCTATTGCAGAGCTTGAAGCTAAAATCGAAGAGTTAAGTTTTATTGATGATGATAAAGTAAATATCTCTGAGGAAATTAGTAAGCTAAAACATAAAAATATAGAGCTTACCCAATCCATATTCAGTAATCTTACTGACTGGCAAATTGTCCAGCTTGCAAGACATCCCCAACGTCCTTATACCTTAGACTATATTCATCATATTTTTACCGATTTTGAAGAGCTTCATGGAGATCGTACTTTTTCTGATGATAAAGCTATTGTAGGTGGGGTTGCTCGATTAGAAGGAGAACCTGTTGTAGTGATAGGTCACCAAAAGGGACGAGACACTAAGGATAAGATTGCTCGTAATTTTGCCATGCCAAGACCTGAGGGGTACCGAAAAGCATTACGTTTAATGCTATTAGCAGATCAATTTAAATTACCTATCCTTACTTTTATCGATACTCCGGGTGCATATCCTGGTATTGATGCAGAAGAGCGGGGACAAAGTGAAGCCATTGCTCGTAATCTATACGTTATGGCAGGGTTAAAAACACCAATTATTGCTACAATTATTGGAGAAGGTGGCTCAGGGGGCGCCCTTGCTATTGGCGTAGGGGATCGTATATGTATGCTTGAATATAGTATCTATTCTGTTATCTCTCCAGAGGGGTGCGCTTCTATTCTTTGGAAAAGTGCGGAAAAAGCACCAGATGCAGCAGAGACTTTAGGGGTAACTTCAAAACGACTTAAAGATTTAAATCTAGTAGATTGCATTATCCCTGAACCCTTAGGTGGGGCACATCGGGATATAAAAACAATGGTGGCGCACTTAAAAACTACACTAAGTGAGCAACTAGCCGAACTAAAAATATTATCCGTTGACCAGTTACTTACTCAAAGACAGGAGCGACTAAGGAATTACGGTCAGTTTCAAGGGTAA
- a CDS encoding ferredoxin--NADP reductase, with amino-acid sequence MTASIVDIDKWVEGKVISNHFWTESLYSLQVEAPINPFEAGQFGRLGLVINEEFIARSYSFVNMPEEKYLEFYSIIVSEGLLSPRLAELKPGDSVWVFRKGSGFLTMPQVQAAHDLWMLSTGTAIGPFLAVLKADEVWKKFSKIILAHSVRSFKELSYRPLIQSIQEKHSDQFIYVPLVSREEHENTIHGRITTAIEDGRMSQFTGLEIKSELSQVMICGNPDMVKDVTAILKNYGLKENKRRIPGEISIEKYW; translated from the coding sequence ATGACAGCGTCAATCGTAGATATAGATAAATGGGTTGAAGGAAAAGTTATTTCTAATCATTTCTGGACAGAGAGTCTTTATTCACTGCAAGTAGAGGCACCTATTAATCCTTTTGAAGCAGGACAATTCGGTCGCTTAGGATTGGTGATTAATGAAGAATTTATTGCGAGATCCTATTCGTTTGTAAATATGCCAGAAGAGAAATATTTAGAATTTTACTCTATTATTGTTTCTGAAGGATTACTTTCCCCTCGCTTAGCTGAGCTGAAACCCGGTGATTCTGTTTGGGTTTTTCGCAAAGGATCGGGATTTTTAACAATGCCTCAAGTTCAGGCTGCCCATGATTTATGGATGCTATCAACAGGAACAGCCATTGGTCCTTTTTTAGCGGTATTAAAGGCAGATGAGGTATGGAAAAAGTTTTCTAAAATTATATTAGCCCACTCAGTTCGTAGTTTCAAAGAACTCTCTTATAGACCTCTAATTCAGAGTATCCAAGAAAAACACTCTGATCAATTTATCTATGTTCCCTTAGTAAGCCGAGAAGAACACGAAAACACGATTCATGGGCGTATTACTACAGCAATTGAAGATGGGCGTATGTCCCAATTTACTGGACTTGAAATCAAATCAGAGTTATCTCAAGTAATGATTTGCGGTAATCCAGATATGGTTAAGGATGTCACTGCAATTCTTAAAAATTATGGGCTAAAAGAAAATAAACGACGCATTCCAGGAGAAATTTCTATTGAAAAATATTGGTAA
- the dnaE gene encoding DNA polymerase III subunit alpha produces MSFVHLRLHTEYSMVDGLVRIKPLIQAAITAKMPALAITDQNNIFGIVKFYQSAYTAGIKPIIGADLLLDSQEENHHFSRFTVLCQNHIGYQNLSYLLSRAYREGQVQGTPYIQWDWIKNHNGGLIVLSGGHEGNIGQALLSNNSHKSKKLLANWSQQFPDRFYLELHRTGRENEEQYLHAAVDLALASDTPVVATNNVRFLHQDDFEAHEARICIHEGWTLNDPRRTYSCSNQQYFRTPLEMEALFSDLPEAIENTIGIAKRCNLEITLGENYLPDFPIPEEAETTEAFLQSEAKNGLTKRLNQLYPKQEDQKTHQDRYESRLIKELAVIEQMGFAGYFLIVADFIRWAKENKIPVGPGRGSGAGSLVAYALEITDLDPLAFDLLFERFLNPERVSLPDFDVDFCMERRDKVIDYVSQRYGQDRVSQIITYGSMAAKAVVRDVGRVLGHPYGFVDQIAKLIPFDPRMTLEKALKESEELAARYQAEEEVNFLINLAKKLEGITRNAGKHAGGIVIAPKKIIEYVPDYCEQGASSGVTQFDKDDLEAIGLVKFDFLGLRTLTILDWALIAINRQRSIEKLPLLDLTALPRDDKKTYGLLKSCATTAIFQLESRGIKDLIKRLQPDCFEDIIALVALFRPGPLQSGMVDDYINRKHGRAKVSYPHTDLAPILKPTYGVIVYQEQVMQIAQILAGYTLGNADLLRRAMGKKKPEEMAKQREIFIAGAKLQNVDEQIATDIFDLMEKFAEYGFNKSHSAAYALIAYQTAYLKTHYPAFYMAAVLSSDMDNTEKVVGFIEESKSMGLNILPPNINTSYYYFEAQNQAEILYGLGAIKGVGKAALEGIIKNREQHGAYRDLFDFCSHIDLRKTNRRVLEILIQAGALDTFGKNRATLEASLTHALSLAEQVSYNKAVGQNDLFGLNTISDKKEINSYLEKASWDQEKQLTLEKAALGYYLSGSPIDNYLPELKEITTVTLRNIIEQSNLKRARQQVIIGGLIESIRLSKANQKGRNGFITLNDQSARLEVKVFADIYNDNQKLIQPDQIVVIEGKSGWDSYSDQISVTAECIYTLEQAREVFSKWLEININGTKLERESIKKLAQILTPFQKQEGCQIRISYHNKQATVPIIFSKQWCIRPAKDLLSSLNLLSGIEYTKVHY; encoded by the coding sequence ATGTCTTTTGTACACCTTCGGCTTCATACTGAATACTCTATGGTGGATGGCTTGGTGCGAATTAAGCCATTAATTCAGGCTGCGATTACAGCAAAAATGCCTGCACTTGCTATTACCGATCAAAATAATATATTTGGAATAGTAAAATTCTACCAATCAGCATATACCGCAGGAATAAAACCTATTATCGGGGCTGATTTGCTCTTAGATAGCCAAGAGGAAAACCATCACTTTAGTCGTTTTACTGTATTATGCCAAAATCATATTGGTTACCAAAACTTATCTTACTTACTCTCTCGTGCTTATCGTGAAGGGCAAGTACAAGGAACACCTTATATCCAATGGGATTGGATAAAAAATCATAATGGAGGATTAATTGTATTATCTGGAGGTCATGAAGGAAATATAGGTCAAGCATTATTATCGAATAACAGTCATAAAAGCAAGAAATTGCTTGCAAATTGGAGTCAGCAATTTCCTGATCGTTTTTATTTAGAACTCCATCGCACTGGCAGAGAAAATGAAGAGCAATATCTTCATGCAGCAGTAGATCTTGCTTTAGCTTCAGATACTCCCGTAGTAGCTACTAATAATGTTAGGTTTTTACATCAGGACGATTTTGAAGCTCATGAAGCAAGGATTTGTATTCATGAGGGATGGACACTCAATGATCCTCGCCGCACCTATTCCTGTAGCAATCAGCAATACTTTCGCACACCATTAGAGATGGAGGCGTTATTTTCTGATCTTCCAGAAGCAATAGAAAATACGATAGGGATTGCTAAACGATGTAATCTTGAGATTACGCTAGGCGAAAACTATCTTCCAGATTTTCCTATTCCTGAAGAAGCAGAAACTACTGAAGCGTTTCTTCAATCTGAAGCAAAAAATGGCTTAACAAAACGACTTAATCAACTCTATCCTAAGCAAGAAGATCAAAAAACTCATCAAGATCGCTACGAATCTAGGCTTATAAAGGAGCTAGCCGTAATTGAGCAGATGGGTTTTGCAGGCTACTTTTTAATAGTAGCTGATTTTATTCGCTGGGCCAAAGAGAACAAAATCCCTGTAGGACCGGGTAGGGGATCGGGGGCAGGATCTTTAGTGGCTTATGCTCTAGAAATTACCGATCTAGATCCTTTAGCTTTTGATCTACTCTTTGAGCGATTTCTCAATCCAGAACGAGTTTCCTTGCCTGATTTTGATGTTGATTTTTGTATGGAACGACGAGATAAAGTCATTGATTATGTGAGTCAACGCTATGGTCAAGATCGAGTCTCTCAAATCATTACCTATGGCAGTATGGCAGCTAAAGCGGTAGTACGGGATGTTGGGAGAGTACTTGGTCATCCCTACGGTTTTGTAGATCAAATTGCAAAACTAATTCCCTTTGATCCAAGAATGACTTTGGAAAAAGCATTGAAAGAATCTGAGGAACTAGCAGCTCGCTATCAAGCAGAAGAGGAGGTTAATTTCCTGATTAATTTAGCTAAGAAGCTAGAGGGAATTACTCGCAATGCAGGAAAGCATGCTGGAGGGATTGTGATTGCTCCAAAAAAGATTATTGAATATGTACCTGATTACTGTGAACAAGGGGCAAGTAGTGGAGTCACTCAATTTGATAAGGATGATCTAGAGGCAATTGGATTAGTAAAATTTGACTTTCTTGGACTGCGTACCTTAACGATTCTTGATTGGGCACTTATCGCTATTAATCGGCAACGAAGCATTGAAAAACTACCTTTGCTAGATCTTACTGCTTTACCTAGGGATGATAAAAAAACTTATGGGTTACTTAAAAGTTGTGCAACCACAGCTATTTTTCAGTTAGAGTCAAGAGGCATCAAAGATCTTATTAAAAGATTACAGCCCGATTGTTTCGAAGATATTATTGCGTTAGTTGCATTATTTCGCCCAGGACCGCTTCAATCTGGGATGGTGGATGATTATATTAATCGTAAACATGGGCGAGCAAAAGTGAGTTACCCTCACACAGATTTAGCTCCAATTCTTAAACCTACCTATGGAGTCATTGTTTATCAAGAACAGGTGATGCAAATTGCCCAAATCCTAGCAGGATATACCCTAGGTAATGCAGATTTGCTACGTCGAGCGATGGGTAAGAAAAAGCCTGAAGAAATGGCAAAGCAACGAGAAATTTTTATTGCTGGGGCAAAATTACAAAATGTAGATGAACAGATTGCAACAGATATTTTTGATTTAATGGAAAAATTTGCTGAATATGGGTTCAATAAATCCCACTCAGCTGCCTATGCGTTGATTGCATATCAAACTGCTTACTTAAAAACCCATTATCCAGCATTCTATATGGCAGCAGTGCTCTCCTCCGATATGGATAATACAGAAAAAGTAGTAGGCTTTATAGAAGAGAGCAAGAGTATGGGGTTAAATATTCTTCCCCCGAACATTAATACTAGTTATTATTATTTTGAAGCACAAAATCAAGCAGAGATTCTCTATGGACTCGGAGCAATTAAAGGAGTGGGTAAAGCTGCTCTAGAAGGAATTATAAAAAATAGAGAACAACACGGAGCTTATAGGGATTTATTTGATTTTTGCTCCCACATTGATCTCAGAAAAACAAATCGACGGGTATTAGAGATATTAATTCAAGCAGGTGCTTTAGATACTTTTGGAAAAAATAGAGCTACTTTAGAAGCATCTTTAACCCATGCTTTATCGTTGGCAGAACAAGTATCCTATAATAAGGCTGTCGGGCAAAATGATTTATTTGGATTAAATACCATTTCTGATAAGAAAGAGATTAATAGCTATCTAGAGAAAGCGTCATGGGATCAGGAAAAACAACTTACTTTAGAGAAAGCCGCTTTAGGGTATTACTTAAGTGGAAGTCCTATAGATAACTACCTCCCTGAATTAAAAGAAATAACTACTGTTACGCTTAGGAATATCATTGAGCAATCTAATTTAAAACGAGCTCGACAGCAAGTTATAATTGGTGGATTGATAGAATCTATCCGTCTTAGTAAAGCAAACCAAAAAGGGAGAAATGGATTTATCACCTTAAATGATCAAAGTGCTAGACTAGAAGTAAAAGTATTTGCTGATATATACAATGACAATCAAAAGCTAATACAGCCTGATCAAATTGTGGTAATTGAAGGAAAATCTGGATGGGATTCTTATTCAGATCAAATTTCAGTCACTGCCGAGTGTATTTATACGTTAGAGCAAGCTCGTGAAGTATTCTCGAAGTGGTTAGAAATTAATATAAATGGTACTAAACTGGAAAGAGAATCTATTAAGAAATTAGCACAGATACTAACTCCTTTTCAGAAACAAGAGGGGTGTCAAATTCGTATTTCCTATCATAATAAGCAAGCTACTGTACCGATTATTTTCAGTAAGCAATGGTGCATTCGTCCAGCAAAAGATCTATTGTCAAGTCTCAATTTACTTTCAGGAATTGAATATACTAAAGTGCATTATTAA
- the glcE gene encoding glycolate oxidase subunit GlcE, translating to MDSTDYSKELQETVYAAYNKKTSLCIIGGNTKKFYGRQPLGTPLSITRHQGIISYEPEELVISARSGTSLSEIEALLAGQNQMLGFEPPHFGQESTLGGVIATGLSGPRRPYGGAIRDSILGVTILNGKGEKLRFGGQVVKNVAGYDVSRLMVGSLGTLGVLLEISLKVLPHPLMEITLAQPQTPQSALNLFNTWATDHLPISGCVFDGECVYVRLSGFEETIRLAQQKIGGNQIDDSQGFWTAVRDHTHPFFKKQQQPLWRWSIPTVTPPIDLPGTWFVDWAGSQRWYHSNLDPTLMRIGADRIGGHVTVFRGGDRNGDIFHPLSNALMNLHYRLKQAFDPHFILNPGRMYDEL from the coding sequence ATGGATTCTACTGACTATAGCAAGGAACTACAAGAAACTGTTTATGCAGCATATAATAAAAAAACTTCTCTATGTATTATAGGCGGAAATACAAAGAAATTTTATGGTCGCCAACCTTTAGGCACACCGCTGAGTATTACTCGGCACCAAGGTATTATTAGCTATGAACCTGAAGAATTAGTCATTTCTGCTCGATCTGGAACCTCCCTCTCTGAAATAGAAGCACTACTTGCTGGACAAAACCAGATGCTTGGTTTTGAACCGCCTCATTTTGGGCAAGAATCTACTTTAGGCGGTGTAATAGCAACAGGTCTTTCTGGTCCTCGCCGCCCTTATGGGGGTGCAATCCGAGATTCTATCCTCGGTGTTACTATCTTAAACGGTAAGGGAGAAAAACTCCGATTTGGTGGTCAGGTGGTTAAAAATGTAGCTGGCTATGATGTTTCTAGACTAATGGTAGGAAGTCTTGGCACCCTTGGCGTATTATTAGAAATTTCCTTAAAAGTACTGCCTCACCCACTTATGGAAATTACCCTTGCTCAACCACAAACACCTCAAAGTGCTCTTAATTTATTTAATACTTGGGCAACTGATCATTTGCCTATATCTGGATGTGTTTTTGATGGAGAGTGTGTATATGTTCGCTTGTCTGGATTTGAAGAAACCATACGTCTTGCCCAGCAAAAAATAGGTGGTAATCAGATAGATGATTCCCAAGGGTTTTGGACAGCGGTGAGAGATCATACTCATCCTTTCTTTAAAAAACAACAACAACCCCTATGGCGTTGGTCTATTCCCACTGTGACTCCACCTATTGATTTACCAGGTACTTGGTTTGTGGATTGGGCAGGATCACAACGGTGGTATCACTCAAATTTAGATCCGACACTAATGCGAATTGGGGCAGACCGTATAGGTGGTCATGTTACTGTCTTTCGGGGGGGGGACAGAAATGGGGATATCTTCCACCCTCTATCTAATGCTTTGATGAATTTACACTACCGATTAAAGCAAGCATTTGATCCTCACTTTATTCTAAATCCTGGGCGCATGTATGATGAACTTTAA